One genomic segment of Hordeum vulgare subsp. vulgare chromosome 2H, MorexV3_pseudomolecules_assembly, whole genome shotgun sequence includes these proteins:
- the LOC123430089 gene encoding phytosulfokines 4-like, translated as MARATTLVLVAALAVLLLTSGPAGATAARTSPKEVATASPSEKVAASAAEDHECEMLAGEQQRDECMARKTLAAHTDYIYTQENHN; from the exons ATGGCAAGGGCAACGACACTGGTGCTCGTGGCCGCGctcgccgtcctcctcctcacctccggCCCCGCTGGTGCCACGGCCGCCCGGACCTCGCCCAAAGAGGTGGCAACAGCATCTCCCAGCGAG AAGGTTGCGGCGTCGGCGGCGGAAGACCACGAGTGCGAGATGCTGGCCGGCGAGCAGCAGCGGGATGAGTGCATGGCGAGGAAGACGCTCGCAGCGCACACGGACTACATCTACACCCAGGAGAATCACAACTAG